The following proteins are co-located in the Candidatus Methanomethylicota archaeon genome:
- a CDS encoding manganese efflux pump MntP family protein, whose product MDDFGLAFALSLLMPGGTFGRLMVNACKMAVAFSISSALLPLLGWLVGLAIYGWVASFSAWLILIVFVGVGVWIIREAFEDEQPELSMEKASSFLALSAIGVLGSIDEGAVGVSYPFLGIPILWIIVAVILANTILILFATLLSSWIRSLSRKLPSILSGIILIVLGVWKFLELAFGI is encoded by the coding sequence TTGGATGATTTTGGTCTTGCCTTTGCTTTAAGCCTATTAATGCCAGGTGGAACTTTTGGGAGGTTGATGGTTAATGCATGTAAAATGGCTGTTGCATTCTCCATATCATCAGCTTTACTGCCTTTGCTGGGTTGGCTTGTGGGATTGGCAATATATGGGTGGGTTGCATCCTTCAGTGCCTGGCTGATTTTAATTGTCTTTGTAGGTGTTGGAGTATGGATAATTAGAGAAGCCTTCGAAGATGAGCAGCCGGAATTGAGTATGGAGAAAGCTTCATCCTTTCTAGCATTGTCTGCCATTGGTGTTTTGGGGAGTATTGATGAAGGGGCTGTTGGAGTCAGCTACCCATTTTTAGGAATCCCCATTTTATGGATAATAGTTGCAGTAATTTTGGCAAACACCATTCTAATATTGTTCGCAACACTCCTAAGTAGCTGGATAAGGAGTTTGAGTAGAAAACTTCCATCAATCCTTTCAGGCATAATCCTAATAGTTCTGGGAGTCTGGAAGTTTTTGGAGTTAGCTTTTGGGATTTGA
- a CDS encoding L-2-amino-thiazoline-4-carboxylic acid hydrolase, whose protein sequence is MSHRGMIPLDEAKRAIASVSRRVALLHLSYAKAIIEELGEERGLEVIAKAIKDYGARIGEKTRREVMSLGLEPTPENFNAGESYRLPPFGMHDKIETVKVDNEQRVRTYGCILAKVWQEYGEERLGRLYCYMDVSKYMGYNPNYKQIHIKTIPDGQPYCELTIRPTTEEERRIFLTGKGKDWLSIDK, encoded by the coding sequence ATGAGTCATAGGGGAATGATCCCCCTAGATGAAGCGAAAAGGGCAATTGCAAGCGTTAGCAGAAGAGTGGCATTACTACACCTATCATATGCTAAAGCAATAATTGAAGAACTTGGGGAAGAGAGGGGTTTAGAGGTCATTGCTAAAGCCATAAAGGATTATGGTGCTAGGATAGGTGAAAAGACTAGAAGGGAAGTGATGAGCCTAGGTTTGGAGCCAACCCCAGAAAACTTTAATGCTGGAGAAAGCTATAGGCTACCCCCATTCGGCATGCACGACAAAATCGAAACGGTGAAGGTTGATAATGAGCAGAGGGTGAGAACATATGGATGTATACTTGCAAAGGTATGGCAGGAGTATGGTGAAGAAAGGTTGGGACGCCTCTACTGCTACATGGACGTATCAAAATACATGGGCTACAACCCAAACTACAAACAAATACACATAAAAACCATCCCAGATGGACAACCATACTGCGAACTAACAATTAGACCCACAACAGAAGAAGAAAGAAGAATCTTCCTAACGGGAAAGGGGAAGGATTGGCTAAGTATAGACAAGTAG